The Perca fluviatilis chromosome 3, GENO_Pfluv_1.0, whole genome shotgun sequence nucleotide sequence TGAATGAGACATGGAGCACTGAGGGCTGCCGGGTGAGTTTTCACCTGGATACTTTGGCCCTGCATGAGCAGAAATGTTCTAGTAGCAccattttaatttagtttatttaaggatTGCTATCAGAAGCACACAAATGTGCCTCTGGTCTTCCTGGGGTCCTGAACATAAAGATACAAGACATACAATAAAATTACAGACATTTTAAGACATAACACAATCTCCAAGCTAGACAGATGCACAAATGAGAATAATTAAGGACTTAGCAGTACaattaaatatgaaaacaaagagAGAAGTAGTTCCATATCAGACATTGATGTGCTGTCTTTTTCTCAGGTGGGGGACAAAAGCACTCCAGAACAAACACAGTGTCTGTGTAACCACCTAACCCTCTTTGGGAGCTCCTTTTTTGTGATGCCAAACTACGTGGACCTTTCTCGCACAGCAGAGCTGTTTTCCACCGTGTCTCAAAATTATGTGGTGCTGGCACTGCTGTGCGCTTTCTTCGGGCTCTACCTGGTCACTCTGCTGTGGGCCTGCTATGCCGACCGCAGAGCACGCTCTAAGGTCAGTCTCTCCTAACAGCTCTCATAAGACGTCTTTTTGTATGTGTGCTTCATACTATGTGATGTTTCAAtcagtgatggaagaagtacttacatcttttacttaagtaaaagtagcaatacctcAGTGTAAAAATAAATCCTACATTCTAAATCATACTAGTAGCAATACCTCAGTGTAAAAATAAATCCTACATTCTAAATcatactaaagtaaaagtagcctacgtaagtattagcatcaaaatgtagagtacaaaaagtaaaattactCATTTTGCAAAATGGCCCATTttagaataatatatattatatcgttggataataatattaatgcatCAAAGTGTAAGCATcattaatgttgcagctggtaaaggtggggcTAATTTCTCATATCCTGTAGGGTTACTTAATCATAATAATACACAATAttttattagttgatttatattttgtatttataaaggacaagtacctcaaaattgtactaaagtacagtacttgagtaaatatacttagttactttccaccactggttttAACCCACAGTCCAATGTTACCATGTATTCAGCTATGAGTAATCTTCCAGCCACATTAGAAAAATGCATACTCTCTTGTTAATTATGAACTATTTTTAAGTGTGCCATCTCCCAACATTAAGCCataaatgtccttttttggaATGGTGGATATTTTGTTTGGAAACTAAATTCTTCATATTCATTCCACCTGCCAACACATTCTTATTTATGAACCACCATGTTTTATGTTGAACTGTCAGAGAAAGATGACTCTGCTGGAAGACAACCACCCAGGCGCTCAGTACAACTATCTGATCGGTGTCCAAACTGGCCATCGCAAGAATGCTGGGACCACCGCCAATGTAAGAGTCTTTCATTGACAGAATTATGGTTTGTTCCTATTTACTATTGTTTACTGCTACCATAAATCTTGGCTTAAAGatccatactgtatgtttaagcCTGTTTACAACAAATTGTGTATACTTCAGATTAAtgcattttctcctacttctcAGACTACTTGCACTTGCACTTCAAGTTACAATATGAATATAGTTGATGCTGAACAtttttagtatgttgaaagcatggattgtttttaaatctttactGAGGGAAGCCACAACATTTGAGTTTAATTGAATAGCATTGCATTCACATGTATCTTCTCATAAAATCTAATCCAGAAGGCAACAAGCAAACATAGTCATTGTGAAAAGGATAATGTAAACTTGGGATAAACCCTAGAGTACAGGGTTACAATTTTTAAAGTCTGTCTTAAAACAATAGTAAGGGGCTTATATGAACAACAGTCCGTATGGACAGGGGGACTGATTACAGCAAGCAAAACCTGTTTCAACAGTCATATGGGCACCTGACTATTGTTTTCAGACAGACTTGAAAAATTGTGAACGTATTCTTTAACAATTAAAGTAGTTTTTGGGCCAACTCACAAGTCTTTGATGTTCAAACTTCCCACCAACACCTAAATGCATCAGAATGCTGGACCCAGCCACTTACAATAATAATCACTATATAGAGAGGTAATAACTGAATGTGAATACATTGAAGGGCAAAAATGCACTGATTAGTTTAAATCTATGACCTGGCAGTTATGTCAAGTATACACAATTTATAGTAAATGGACTAAACTATGACACTAAAGTGTGGTCCTTTACACAATCTTGGTTCAGGTCACTGATGTATAAACCCAGTGCTGTTACATCTGTTTGTTGTGCTGTCATGTAGGTGACAGTGAAGCTGATTGGCTCGGATGGCGAGAGTGACATACACATCCTCACAGATCCTGAGAAACCTGTGTTTGAAAGAGGAGCTGTGGATATGTTTCTGTTGGCCACCCCCTACCCACTGGGCGAAGTGCGAAACCTCAGGCTTCAGCACGACAACTCTGGAGGTCGCCCATCATGGTACTAGGGAAGCAATTAATACATGTAGTACTATTCCAGAGCAGGGCACAGTGATTCCCATAAAAAAGTTTTTCAGATATACAGAAACGCTAATTTCCTATAGTTGTCCATGGCAGCTTTCTGAAAATGGCatgatttgttttaaaacaaGTATAAATTCAGTTAacttgcagttttttttttaggttgtaCCTTGATGTAAAAGTTTACATAGTTGTGTAGTTTTTTATGCCTGAATTTATTCAGCTCTAAACTGGACATGTGAATAATTGGTGGGTGTCACTGTAAAACTGTAAACAGGGTTGTTACAGTAGACCTGTGTACAGGTAGCTTTTATTGCCTCTCTGCAGGACATCTTGCTGGCTTCTTCACAGTGACACTTTGAAATGTCAGACCTGTCTCATCATTTAACACTACCTTGTTAACACTTCTCATTAAATACCACTCTCAGCATACTGttctcatacacacactttgAGGAGAATATATCTGAGCTATAGTATAAAAGAAAGGAAATTGGTCATAAAGAATCGCACAAAATGCTTTGGGCAATATGCAGTACTGTAGTACTTCCAATATGACCAATGTATTGGAGGTTGATGCTAGCTTTAATATTAGCTTCACCCACTGTCAAGAAATCCATGCGTACAGTAAGTGGTAAATggaaacttaaaaataaaatacacaacatacatagtATGTATATAAAATCCTCTAATTTTGCTGCCATTTGCTGCTCCCTCTTTGCAAAGTTGCCCAGTGTAGCTTAACTATTATCTAACATCTGCATTTCTCACATAAAATTACTCTTATGGTAAACGCTTaatgtttgttgttttatgaATTCCCCTTATAATAAGGTATATAAACAAGGTGACCGTACAAGACCTCCAAACACGACATGTGATTCACTTCTTTTGTGACTGCTGGTTGAGTGCTGACTGTGGAGACAACATGACAAAGAAAACCTTCAATGCTGCCAAGAACAACGAGATTGCCAGCTTCAGGTCAGACCACTTTACACTGCTGAAATAAACAAACTCAGCTCTTGAGGAAGTGTCATTATgggtttctgtttttctttgccAGGAATATTTTCCATAGCAGAACATCGACTGGCTTCAGGGATGAACACATCTGGGTGTCCATAGTGGATCCTCCCTCACGTAGTCCGTTCACACGTGCCCAGAGGGTCTCTTGCTGCATGAGCCTGCTCCTCTGCACCATGGCCATCAATATCGCCTTCTGGAACATTCCCATGGATACAAACTCGCCAGTAGTCTTCAAGATTGGTGAATTGTGTTTAATTACTTTAGCTGTTGATTAGCTTCATGACCTGAAGTGCAAGGTTTCATTCAAGAGGGAAAGCTAATCTTTATGTTAATTTCATCAGTGTTGTTGTTGGTTGTTAATAATTGTGTTATAGGTGTTTCTAGAATATAAGGTCACTTACACAACAAACCTACAGTTTCATAAGAAAGTCACTGTATTGATTGTAAAACCTAACAAACATCTAAATTGTAATATAATGAAAGGTTTTCTTCAGGTCtcaaagttttgaatgaaatgGTAAAAGGTAGGAGCCAGTTTCCGAGCTGTAGGGGAGGATGTAATTGAGAATCAAGTTAATTGGCTGTTGGTTTTCCCTTGATATAATGTATTATCGCCAAAACCTCTGCTTCCACATGGGCAAGTGAAACATTTCAAACTGTGGAGGCGTCAGCACAGCCTCAGAATAAATGAATATGTGTGGGATGAGGAACTTGAGCCCCCTTTACAAATATTTCCGTAATGTTGACATGGTAGCTTTTATCTAATAAACTCACTCATTCACATTTACCCGAATGCAGATTGTCTACACGAGAGAGCTGTTTAGTCAGTCTCAGACCAGCTCTGCATGGTAACAGTAGATGCTGCGGAGGTACACATGTTGATGTCGCCACCTGCAGGAAAAAGAAAGTAATAATAGTTATAAGTAAGCTTAACACTTAACACTGACAGGCATTCAGGCATGGtaacagcctgtgtgtgtgtgtgtgtgtgtgtgtgtgtgtgtgtgtgtgtgtgtgtgtgtgtgtgtgtgtgtgtgtgtgtgtgtgtgtgtgtgtgtgtgtgtgtgtgtgtttgagatttatcattttacactggtgcttttgttttcttttaaaatcagCTGGTTGGCATAGAAACACTCATCTCCAACCGCAGTGAGCTCGGAGGCAAACAGAAAGCTGCCTGAGCTGATGACCTTCACTGTGTCTTTTAACTCCTTCCGTTGACAAGAGCATAACAAttaatacataataaaaaattgttttCAAAGGACTCACATCAGACATGAATTAGCTTACTGTTAATAGACTGGTAATAGTTCAATAGAAAGAATAAGTGGTAGCCTTCATTGGGAGTCCTTGAATCCTGTTAGCTCCATTTTGCTCTCCACCCACTCCTAAAGGGAAATATCTGCCCCTTAAGTCAAATGCTCCACAATTTTCCCCAGTCAGTCACTAACTTTGTCAGTTTGCCGTTTGGTCTTGGGCATAGTGATAGTGAACAGACTTTATCAGAGCTTTAATTAGGTTAAAGAGAGCCATGAACCAATTCAGTTGCTTCTCATCACTGACACTGTGtccttgtttttgttgtatttccAGGTTCATTGCAAATCACCTGGCAGGAGCTCATGGTGGGGATACAGAGTGGTCTTCTCATGTTTCCAAtcaacatcctcatcatcaCCATCTTCCGAAGCATCAGACCTCGCGTGATTTCAAATTCTCAAAAAGGCGACTCTGAGGAGAACTTAAGACCCCCTGCAGTTAATATACCAACTATTCTGAAGGTGTGTTTTGCATGATGTAATCTCTACAGGTGTGACTGTGTTTAGCActtttttgtgtgatttgtgcATTACTCTGATTGCCTCATCACTGACCTTGTAAGCCCAGTAACACATTTCCCATTCAGTTTATGTTGCAGTTACTGCAGGTGCCCTGTGTGGCTTTAACTTCTGCTGacctttttattgtaaaatatgtaCTCTTACATTTTCATGTGTTTGATCAAACAGTTTAGATGTAGCATTTGGTATTTTTTGTGCATCCCTCGAACATCCCTAGGACACAGAGAAGGTGATTTCTTTGGTGAGCAGTAGTCCGAGAAACAAGATGTCGGAGATGCCCAGGCTGGAGTCCACCGCTGACCTCTATCCTGCCTTGGACAGGGTGCATGAATTCATCCAGCTTATGcaaggtgtttttttattttatgtgtttttgtgttatatatcttttttgtgcacgttataggtttacaaagtgaaaaagcccaaagtccaccacaaagggacttaccatctccaacagaaaacactgttcacaaactgctgcaAACAgttctattgtagtccagcctttacttctgtgacgaacatgcgtcactttgtaacaattgttataatgctcgcctagctgctagcatggcacgccctcatactctgcttctgaataggtagtagtccttacctagctactgtgcatgtgcgactcccaacaaaggaatagaagtgtgatgcctcactcgtagctaaaacagagagctcaacacacagggtgacaagaggagctgcagcaatgtgcagtacaacaaaaatatggtgttttttgaaaattaaaccatgtaaacctattctgatatcacctctaaatacaattatgaacctgaaaatgagcataatatgagcactttaatttaaaaaagaagatgTGATTTGGTGCACTAGTGAGTATTGGAGTGTATATGCTGTGCAGAGAAATGTAATGGCATGCTGGGCTGTATGTAATCCTGTCAAAGGGGAGAGTGAGAGTGACCCACACTGGGTGTACTGCAGCAAGTTCCTTCTGGCTGGTCTCTGTCACCTCCTGATGTGCCTGGAGAAACTGGATGAAAAGCACTTCCCGAGTCCACAGGAGTACCAGCAGACCCTCAACTTCACAAACCTGTTGGTTCGCAAGGCTGAGATGGTCTTCAGTAGCCACTTGGCCTACTGGTCAGCACTCCAGccgacacacagacataaaaactaaaatatttgtATAGAGTAGTTCTGGTTTTATTTGACTGgaacattgtgtgtgttttcctctcATTCCTTCCTTCTCCTTGGCCCAGCCCGCCTCccttaaagaagaagaagaagaagaaggcgaGCTGCTGGCTGCCCTGGTGGTGTGTGTTCCTGGGCTGGTTCCTGTTGCTGTCCATCAGTGGATTATCCACTTACTTCACTCTGGTGTATGGCTTGTACTACGGCAAAGAAAAGTCAATCAAGTGGGTCATGTCTCTGGGCCTCTCCCTGTTCCAGAGCATCTTTGTACTGCAGCCTCTCAAGGTGGGTAAAGGGACGGAAAAACTTAAAACTATATTCTTTCCAGCATGCCACACCAGATAAAGGATAATATGACTACATGTAAGATAATTTTCTTTCTTGTGGCTTGTTTTGTTCACAGGTCCTAGGCGTTGCTGTGTTTTTTGCCCTGCTGCTGAAACCTGTAGCTGTTGAGGAGTCTGAAGAAATTGAGCAGGTGAAGTTAGGTAAGAAAAACATTATGCAGTCCATCTGTTACCAGAACAGGTTGCTGTTGGTGAAATATTGTGTAGTAAGTGCTGTGCTCAAAAATGTCATGTCTGCTACAATGTGTCATGCATTATGTaatcttttctttgtctttaatATTGTCGGTATTCATCTACCTGCGATGTTTAGTACTGAGATCTATTTTTCATTATCCTTAAAGCTGGTACAATCAATATTTTACATTAACAATGGGTCAAATGAGTACTGTAGGTAACAAACcgacagagaattatcacccacCTCTGCAGTTCTGCTCGgctcttgtcttttaatgcatTGTGTTGGTTTTACAGCCCAAACCTAAATTGTTTTTGTTCACTCTCAAAGTGTTGTTTTCAGATGTAGCAGACTTTGAAAACCCACTTTACGCTACCTGCTCAGTACCAAACAGCagagttagcaactagctggtgaacatagtggagcatttatcTGCTAAAGAGCCACGCATTTAAAtgaggagttggtggagaccaaaaacagagcccCATGGCTGCtgtatgtgtaaataagcaactgtagCACGTTGATAAAAACGTTCGCCACGTGAGATGCTGGATTGCAAGATTTGAAAAAGCCTGTAAATTTCATTTATCACATAAATTGTTTAGTCCAAACTACCTATTCATAATTCATTAAGCAGACAGAGGTATACATTCCATTTTGTTTCAGGTTGACTGCAGAAAGCTCTGATGTAATGATGCATATGAAATAGTAAAAATATTTGCTTTGACAAATATAAACTACTGACCCTTTTAGGTTCCTGCTTGTCCcgagtgactttttttttttccttaagtGTATCGGTGCATTCTTCCTTCAGTTAAAGAGCAGTAAAGTACTGAGAGTCTTACTGCTCTTCTTCTCCATTTAACAGAGCAACAAGACAAGTGTAGACGGTACTCTGGCAGGGACACACTGTGAGGAAGCTGTATTTAGCTGGATAAGCTGTCTTCTCCAACGGGCACAGCTGTGATCCACGGCACCCTCACTTCTTAAACACTCTTTTGCACTTATTAGTTCTAACTTTCTGGatatgtataaaatatatattcagtttttttgtatgtgtacaGAATTTCCAAAGCCTGAAAGGTGTAAATGGGTAATTAGTTGTTCTAGCATatcaaagtgttgttttttccaaGTAATTTACTATCTTTGATGATGTGTATGTAAAGAAAATCTCTGGTTGCTTTACTTCAATTCATGTCAACATACAAAATTAGTAGACTCCATTTAGAGCTTTAAGAGACATTGAAGCACCTATAGATATCGAAAACTGTAAGACGTATCATGAGCTCTTTGAGGTATTTTGATAGTAAACTgtcttcaatcaatcaataaagtaAACATAATTAACAAGTAATGGAATAGAAGCCCTGCTAGAATTTCCAGATATACTATATAAAAAGTATGTATACAATCTTGCaaagacaaaaatatatttattttgttcttttggttaaaattgttaattaaagttaatttgggTTTTAGTGGAGCATTTAGTGTTCCATTATTATTATGAACAATATTTCAAGATGAGCGAGAAAATCCTtacaaaatgataaaaaacCTTACAATATTAATTATTGGCACAAATTAGTTGCTATTTGCAACTTTGAAAAATTGATATGGTCGGCATTCAAAGACAACAGCCACAGCCTACTGTTGTTAACATGACTAGTCGTACCATTGTATCAAGGCTTTTAGAAGAGTTAGAAGGTGCTT carries:
- the LOC120555548 gene encoding polycystic kidney disease protein 1-like 2, with amino-acid sequence MGMLLQTSVFLWISVGFLSLPKKSDAYTGNYSLVRCEFVFRNVCFEFFGGSKTWSQARSSCEKRGGELLKVMNSPIKMFLKNITREGNTGNFTWWLGKGVQGQYQEPTLLNADNCTYMKLNPLKLIKTSDCKQKRGFLCTHNAWSSSNTKQSTIVSSPATRSRPKRDVNAMALSVSNIHTLLLEADAELLRMETTVGEPTNYNRDKFIQYLLNGVKNLTKDFFLQSNDTISHIINCSSGILLLSLTKCDIQTYPNPTSFFEEVFEIFRTVAMLVGLLSNQSIVIRYPTGTIYQSTYTPADLGNAVLGSKQDGVFIKLPSFAAFQPQLGTQSTIIAQMAAFSQNPHPYNNNISGTVCSLILNNGVSDIKLANLPEMIEIFLPRPNASILMNSTVVLEKNTKALTNINVSDANMTIFFSVESSANVSLVLRLSQGSPPNDTYFSNTTTLNLTRGYRWMITPKMLQHTPGVWYVDTGLFDSTWKPGLTLRITSFMSKCLYWDIVNETWSTEGCRVGDKSTPEQTQCLCNHLTLFGSSFFVMPNYVDLSRTAELFSTVSQNYVVLALLCAFFGLYLVTLLWACYADRRARSKRKMTLLEDNHPGAQYNYLIGVQTGHRKNAGTTANVTVKLIGSDGESDIHILTDPEKPVFERGAVDMFLLATPYPLGEVRNLRLQHDNSGGRPSWYINKVTVQDLQTRHVIHFFCDCWLSADCGDNMTKKTFNAAKNNEIASFRNIFHSRTSTGFRDEHIWVSIVDPPSRSPFTRAQRVSCCMSLLLCTMAINIAFWNIPMDTNSPVVFKIGSLQITWQELMVGIQSGLLMFPINILIITIFRSIRPRVISNSQKGDSEENLRPPAVNIPTILKDTEKVISLVSSSPRNKMSEMPRLESTADLYPALDRVHEFIQLMQGESESDPHWVYCSKFLLAGLCHLLMCLEKLDEKHFPSPQEYQQTLNFTNLLVRKAEMVFSSHLAYCPPPLKKKKKKKASCWLPWWCVFLGWFLLLSISGLSTYFTLVYGLYYGKEKSIKWVMSLGLSLFQSIFVLQPLKVLGVAVFFALLLKPVAVEESEEIEQVKLEQQDKCRRYSGRDTL